In the Mesorhizobium sp. M1D.F.Ca.ET.043.01.1.1 genome, CCGGCAGTGCGGATATCGAGCAGCCATTCATCGTCGCCGAAGCGACTCCATGGCGAGACCGGCGCTTCAGCCCATCCGGCCACAACGGGATTTTCGGCGAGCAGCGTTTTCATTCGATCACCGGCAAGGCTGGCGCCTCTTTCATAGACGCAGCCAGGTGAAGCTCGGATGAGAAGCGCGGCAAGATGTCGTTCTCGAGGATTTCCAGTTTCGGGGCGTAAAGAAGACGCCAGCGATCTGGCGCCAGTTCCTGACGCGCCGCGACAAGCGCATCGCGCGTGGATATCAGCCGCGCCAGAACATCCGGATCGAGCGGGATGACGGCGTTCGGGCAGGTGAAGCAGCCAAGCCACGCCGTACACAGCCGGCCAACTTTCTGACCTTCCCCGACGCCGGCGAGGGGATCCTTGCAAGTGAAGCCGGCAGCCGTGGCATACGCGGCGTCGGTTGCCGATATTTCGTCCCTCCGCTCAGGAGCGTCAGTACCACGAACAATATCGACGAAGCGTGCCTGCAGGTCGCCGACGATGCGTTCTTGGGCTCGTCGGACGATCGGCCGATCGATATACCGTTGCGTTGTGTCGGGGGTGACATGGTTGGCGAGAACCTGGGTTTTCAGAATGTCGTGGCCGAGTGCCTCGTGTGCGAGGGTAAGTCCCGTTGTGCGCAGGGCCGCCAAGGTCAAAGCAAGCGGGTCTCCTTTCTCGTCAACGAGATCGTGGCGCTGCACAAAGAGCCGAACATGCTTGCTGGCCAGATAGTTGGGGATCAGCTGTGTTGCGCGTGAACCGTTTATGCTCGCAACAAGGAACAACCGATCGCGGTCGTCAGCGGGAACGTGCGGCAGCAACCCCGCCGTCATTTCCAGAACTCTGTCGACGAGGTTTGGTACCGACAGGCTCTTGTCGCGCAGGAAGCTTCGACGTTGGAGTCGGCTCGAACGGCCCTTCGACCATGTCATCACCTCTCGCCCCTCAAGAAGCAGATGATCGCTCATGCAGTCGCGCCGCAGGTCGCGCAGGGCTTCGGGGTTGGCATAGCTCTGCGCGCCTATGGCGATCATGTATGGGATCAGCGTTTCGGGCAGGGCATGAAGATAGCTGGAAAGCTTTTGGTTTCCGCCGTGTCGAACCGAGGCGAAGTGAAGCCGCCAGCGCCCGGAACCTCGCTTCAGCGTAACGTTCTGCGGAGGCATCAGTCCGCCGTAATGCTCGACAATAACTGCAAGCATCACGCCGAGGTCGTCGAGGTTTAGCCGGCTGAGGTCACGTTCCCTTGCGATCGCTTCTCGGTCAACCTGTGAGAGAAGTGCCTTTCCCCTTTGGAAGGTCGCCCAGCTCGCCTCGATGTCTTTCCGGGCCGCCGCCAGAACAGCTTCCATCTCTGATCGGCTTAGCGCCTCTCGCGGGCGCGTCTCCGCATTCTTACGAGGAAAGGCATTGAACGGGATTTCAAGATCGCAAGCAACGAGGTCGGGTCGGTTGTGCTTGAGCCAGCCGATCATCTGCTTGAGCACCGACCAGCTGCCATGACGAGAACTCTTGGTCCATGGCTTAGCATTGAGCCAGGCTATAAAGGCGTGCAGCACCGCCGTATCGACATCCCCCATCGACGTGATCTCGGAAGTATGATCGTTCAGGAAGGCAAACCAGCGAGAAAGTGTGTTGAACGCGCCTTCGCGAGTAGCCGGGCTGTGGCCGGCATGATGGTGACGGAAGGCAAGCGCAATTTCGGCTGCAATCCTCGGCGCAGTTCGATAGACGGTGAAGTCGAAGCTGCTTTCCGGTCGACCGTTGGGATCAAGGAAGTTGACCACTAGAGAGCCAGGCACGCCCACAAGACCCACTGGTGATGGATCGAGCCGATAATCCTTGCGTCGCTGTGCCATTATAACAAAGCCTCATAAAGGTTTTCGACCGATGCCTCCGCAAGCGTCAGGTCTGTCGCCACAACGCGCA is a window encoding:
- a CDS encoding site-specific integrase, translating into MAQRRKDYRLDPSPVGLVGVPGSLVVNFLDPNGRPESSFDFTVYRTAPRIAAEIALAFRHHHAGHSPATREGAFNTLSRWFAFLNDHTSEITSMGDVDTAVLHAFIAWLNAKPWTKSSRHGSWSVLKQMIGWLKHNRPDLVACDLEIPFNAFPRKNAETRPREALSRSEMEAVLAAARKDIEASWATFQRGKALLSQVDREAIARERDLSRLNLDDLGVMLAVIVEHYGGLMPPQNVTLKRGSGRWRLHFASVRHGGNQKLSSYLHALPETLIPYMIAIGAQSYANPEALRDLRRDCMSDHLLLEGREVMTWSKGRSSRLQRRSFLRDKSLSVPNLVDRVLEMTAGLLPHVPADDRDRLFLVASINGSRATQLIPNYLASKHVRLFVQRHDLVDEKGDPLALTLAALRTTGLTLAHEALGHDILKTQVLANHVTPDTTQRYIDRPIVRRAQERIVGDLQARFVDIVRGTDAPERRDEISATDAAYATAAGFTCKDPLAGVGEGQKVGRLCTAWLGCFTCPNAVIPLDPDVLARLISTRDALVAARQELAPDRWRLLYAPKLEILENDILPRFSSELHLAASMKEAPALPVIE